The Sphingomonas sanxanigenens DSM 19645 = NX02 genome includes a region encoding these proteins:
- a CDS encoding AraC family transcriptional regulator, which yields MELSHSSKSSLDPLSNILDVLGARISRRTRMEAAGQWALAFPALDRLKFVAMLRGSQWLLRPDKDPQLLSAGDVCLLGRTAYTVASDASLAPIDGQAVYDDAGGDVARLGGDDVIAIGGTVTIDAAEAGFFLDMLPDALIISGAAPASGTIATILQLIGKEIDEDLPGREIVSARLADVLLVEAIRAYGRQAPMGWLGALSDPRLGRALRAIHADVAEPWTVARLAGIAGMSRAAFSAEFTRRVGQPPLSYLRTWRLMAARTALNRGGVAVAQAAQAVGYTSQSAFGHAFRRAFGVSPRAGRRP from the coding sequence ATGGAATTGTCGCATTCGTCTAAATCGAGCCTTGATCCGCTGTCGAACATTCTCGACGTGCTCGGCGCACGGATCAGCCGACGGACGCGCATGGAGGCCGCTGGCCAATGGGCGCTGGCCTTCCCAGCGCTGGACAGGCTCAAGTTCGTCGCGATGCTGCGGGGTAGCCAGTGGCTGCTGCGCCCGGACAAAGACCCGCAGTTGCTGAGCGCCGGGGACGTCTGCCTCCTCGGTCGCACCGCTTATACCGTCGCCAGCGACGCGAGCCTCGCACCCATCGATGGACAGGCAGTTTATGACGACGCCGGCGGTGACGTGGCGCGTCTCGGCGGAGACGATGTGATCGCAATCGGCGGCACGGTCACCATCGACGCCGCCGAAGCCGGCTTCTTCCTCGACATGCTGCCTGACGCGCTGATCATATCGGGCGCCGCGCCCGCATCCGGCACCATCGCGACGATCCTCCAATTGATCGGCAAGGAGATCGACGAGGATCTGCCCGGCCGCGAAATCGTCAGTGCGCGTCTTGCCGACGTCCTGCTGGTGGAGGCGATCCGTGCCTATGGTCGGCAGGCGCCGATGGGCTGGCTTGGTGCGCTCTCCGATCCGCGGCTCGGCCGGGCGCTTCGGGCCATCCATGCCGACGTGGCGGAACCCTGGACGGTTGCGCGTCTCGCGGGCATCGCCGGCATGTCTCGCGCTGCCTTTTCTGCGGAATTCACGCGCCGGGTCGGGCAGCCGCCCTTGTCCTATCTGCGCACGTGGCGGCTGATGGCGGCAAGAACGGCACTGAACCGCGGTGGCGTGGCGGTCGCGCAGGCAGCGCAGGCGGTGGGCTATACGTCGCAGAGCGCCTTCGGCCATGCCTTCCGTCGAGCCTTCGGCGTATCGCCGCGAGCGGGCCGGCGGCCTTGA
- a CDS encoding MFS transporter translates to MAIDPRAVIEDAPMSRFQWSIVATMIGLNALDGFDVLSISFASPGIAAEWGIDRAALGIVLSMELVGMAIGSLVLGGIADRIGRRATILSCLVLMTIGMIGAATSAGIAALCIWRVLTGLGIGGMLAATNAAVAEAANAKQRSLAVVLMAGGYPLGTIVGGSVSALLLAHYDWRAVFLFGAVCSALFVPLVLWRAPESIAFLMHSRPAGALARINRTLVRMGHAPATALPAPETTGARKVPVVALFSPALLRPTVVLTIAYLTHIMTFYFILKWIPKIVVDMGFPAPQAAGVLVWASIGGATGSLVLGLLTGRIRVLALTITAMLFSTALVILFGQGQSDLAALSAVAAMAGFATNAGVVGLYALVAQAFPTSVRATATGFVIGIGRGGSALAPALAGFLFAGGYGLPTVALLMALGSVIAAGALMALRGRENG, encoded by the coding sequence ATGGCAATCGATCCACGCGCGGTGATCGAAGATGCGCCGATGTCGCGCTTCCAGTGGAGCATCGTCGCGACCATGATCGGCCTCAACGCGCTCGACGGATTCGATGTGCTGTCGATCAGCTTCGCCTCGCCGGGCATTGCCGCCGAATGGGGGATCGACCGCGCCGCGCTGGGTATCGTGCTGTCGATGGAACTGGTCGGCATGGCGATCGGATCGCTCGTGCTGGGCGGCATCGCCGACCGCATCGGCCGGCGCGCGACCATCCTTTCCTGCCTCGTGCTGATGACGATCGGGATGATCGGCGCGGCGACATCCGCCGGTATCGCCGCGCTGTGCATCTGGCGCGTCCTCACCGGCCTTGGCATCGGCGGGATGCTGGCGGCGACCAACGCCGCGGTCGCCGAGGCGGCGAACGCGAAACAGCGCTCGCTCGCCGTCGTGCTGATGGCGGGCGGCTATCCGCTCGGCACGATCGTCGGCGGATCGGTCTCCGCGCTGCTGCTCGCGCACTATGACTGGCGTGCGGTGTTCCTGTTCGGCGCGGTCTGCAGCGCGCTGTTCGTGCCGCTGGTGCTGTGGCGCGCGCCCGAATCGATCGCCTTCCTGATGCACAGCCGCCCCGCCGGCGCGCTGGCGCGGATCAACCGCACCCTCGTCCGCATGGGCCACGCCCCCGCAACCGCCCTCCCCGCCCCAGAGACGACTGGGGCACGCAAGGTGCCGGTCGTCGCGCTCTTCTCGCCTGCGCTGCTGCGACCGACGGTGGTGCTGACCATCGCCTATCTCACCCACATCATGACCTTCTATTTCATCCTCAAATGGATCCCGAAGATCGTCGTCGATATGGGCTTCCCCGCGCCGCAAGCGGCGGGCGTGCTGGTGTGGGCGAGCATCGGCGGCGCCACCGGATCGCTGGTGCTGGGGCTGCTGACCGGCCGCATCCGCGTGCTGGCGCTGACGATCACCGCGATGCTCTTCTCCACCGCGCTCGTCATCCTCTTCGGCCAGGGCCAGAGCGACCTCGCCGCGCTCTCGGCCGTCGCGGCGATGGCCGGCTTCGCCACCAACGCCGGCGTCGTCGGCCTCTATGCGCTGGTGGCGCAAGCCTTCCCCACCAGCGTCCGCGCGACCGCGACCGGCTTCGTCATCGGCATCGGCCGCGGCGGATCGGCACTAGCCCCCGCACTGGCGGGCTTCCTGTTCGCCGGAGGCTACGGGCTGCCGACGGTGGCGCTGCTGATGGCGCTGGGCTCGGTAATCGCGGCGGGCGCGTTGATGGCGCTGCGCGGCCGCGAAAACGGCTGA